A single Marinilabiliales bacterium DNA region contains:
- a CDS encoding ArsR family transcriptional regulator, with protein MHEQTRGNIVEKLTVIRSREILNDKVKMEILEMLKRKGPSSFGDIVRDLGVSQQSATNHILELKLLGLIEKKTDPPNFNLNEERYSTLISLSKDD; from the coding sequence ATGCATGAACAAACCAGGGGCAATATTGTTGAAAAGTTGACCGTTATCAGGTCCCGGGAAATTTTGAATGATAAGGTGAAGATGGAAATACTCGAAATGCTGAAAAGGAAAGGTCCCTCTTCTTTCGGCGACATAGTCCGTGATCTGGGTGTTTCACAGCAATCGGCCACCAATCATATCCTGGAACTGAAACTTCTCGGATTGATCGAAAAGAAAACCGATCCGCCCAATTTCAATTTGAATGAAGAGAGGTACAGTACGCTGATCTCTTTAAGCAAGGATGACTGA
- a CDS encoding alanine/ornithine racemase family PLP-dependent enzyme, with product MAFMELRREVLQHNYNYLEGLFRDNNIEWGIVTKLLCGNRTYLKEVIGLGAKQLCDSRVSNLKTIKSLAPEVETVYIKPPAKRAIRSVVKYADISLNTELYTIKLLNEEATRQGTVHKIIIMIEMGDLREGVLGDQLVDFYGSIFNLPNIEVIGIGTNLNCLYGIMPSQDKLIQLGLYKQLIEAKFGKKIPYVSGGSSVTIPLLVKRILPVTVDHFRVGESLFFGKDLFTGKLIKGMRNGIFKLHAEIIELTEKPIVPVGEIGTNLTGDTPEFDDSELGKTTYRAILDIGILDISVDYIEPADKKIKISGATSDMIVVDLGTRKPKYRVGDTIELKLNYMGTLHIMNSNYIDKKIV from the coding sequence ATGGCATTTATGGAACTCCGCAGGGAGGTGCTTCAACATAACTACAACTATCTGGAAGGACTGTTCAGGGATAATAATATTGAATGGGGCATCGTTACAAAACTGTTATGCGGCAACAGGACCTACCTGAAAGAGGTGATAGGTCTGGGCGCAAAGCAATTGTGCGACTCCAGGGTCAGCAATCTGAAGACTATTAAGAGTCTGGCGCCGGAAGTTGAGACGGTATATATCAAACCCCCGGCCAAACGGGCAATAAGGTCGGTCGTGAAGTATGCCGATATCAGCCTGAACACCGAGCTTTATACCATAAAGCTCTTGAATGAGGAGGCCACAAGGCAGGGAACGGTGCATAAGATCATAATTATGATCGAAATGGGAGATCTTCGGGAAGGTGTTTTGGGAGACCAGTTGGTTGATTTCTACGGCAGTATTTTTAACCTTCCCAATATCGAGGTTATTGGTATCGGGACTAATCTGAACTGCCTTTACGGGATCATGCCCAGTCAGGATAAACTTATACAGCTGGGGCTTTACAAGCAGCTGATCGAAGCAAAATTCGGGAAAAAGATCCCTTATGTTTCAGGTGGATCTTCAGTCACGATACCATTGCTTGTAAAGCGTATCCTGCCGGTCACGGTTGATCATTTCAGGGTGGGGGAGAGCCTTTTTTTCGGCAAGGACCTTTTTACCGGCAAGCTTATTAAGGGAATGAGGAATGGAATATTCAAACTTCATGCAGAGATCATAGAACTGACTGAAAAACCGATCGTGCCTGTGGGAGAAATAGGCACCAATCTTACCGGCGACACTCCGGAGTTTGACGACAGCGAACTTGGAAAAACAACATACCGGGCAATCCTGGATATCGGGATACTGGATATAAGTGTTGATTATATTGAGCCTGCTGACAAAAAGATAAAGATATCAGGGGCAACGTCAGATATGATAGTCGTTGACCTTGGCACCAGGAAACCAAAGTACAGGGTAGGTGATACAATTGAACTCAAATTGAACTATATGGGTACTTTGCATATAATGAATTCAAATTATATTGATAAAAAGATTGTCTAA
- the alr gene encoding alanine racemase, with protein MADTSIIEISRKAVEGNIGFLRHHLGDKVQITSVVKSNAYGHGMEQYVPVAEGTGIDHFSVFSACEAKRLKKITSPGSRIMIMGWLDDNDIEWAVRNEVEFFVFDLYRLKKVVELNERTGNPALVHLETETGMNRTGMKQSELRKAAEIISGERRSFELKGICTHLAGAESIANHVRIQKQISRFTRICKWFAERGLVPEYRHVASSAAALTYPSARFDMVRMGILQYGYWPSAETFIQYIGRRKDKEDPLNRVISWKSRIMSIQKVKRGEFVSYGTIYLAQEDKKIAVIPVGYSHGYNRSLSNQGRVLINSQRVGVIGLVNMNMLIADVTQLPDVKTGDEVVLIGSQGDLTISVASFSEFSNQLNYELLTRLPEAIPRFIVN; from the coding sequence ATGGCTGATACATCAATTATTGAGATAAGCAGAAAAGCTGTTGAGGGCAATATCGGGTTTTTGCGCCATCATCTTGGCGATAAGGTACAGATTACCTCGGTAGTGAAGTCAAATGCCTATGGACACGGAATGGAGCAATATGTCCCGGTGGCAGAGGGAACAGGGATTGATCACTTTTCTGTATTCAGCGCATGTGAGGCAAAAAGACTCAAAAAGATCACAAGTCCCGGTTCAAGGATCATGATCATGGGATGGCTTGATGATAATGATATTGAATGGGCCGTAAGAAACGAGGTGGAGTTTTTTGTTTTCGATCTTTACCGGCTGAAAAAGGTTGTGGAATTAAATGAACGCACCGGTAACCCGGCACTTGTGCACCTGGAGACGGAGACCGGCATGAACCGGACAGGAATGAAGCAGAGTGAGCTTAGGAAGGCAGCAGAGATAATATCAGGTGAGCGGCGCTCCTTTGAGCTGAAGGGTATTTGCACACATCTTGCCGGAGCCGAGAGCATAGCAAACCATGTCAGAATTCAGAAACAGATATCCCGGTTCACAAGAATTTGCAAGTGGTTTGCAGAACGTGGCCTTGTGCCCGAATACCGGCATGTAGCCAGCTCGGCTGCCGCCCTGACATATCCTTCAGCAAGGTTTGACATGGTGCGGATGGGAATTCTGCAATACGGATACTGGCCCAGTGCGGAAACGTTTATCCAGTATATTGGAAGAAGGAAGGACAAGGAAGACCCGCTGAACCGTGTTATTAGCTGGAAAAGCAGGATAATGAGCATCCAAAAGGTTAAAAGGGGCGAGTTCGTCAGTTACGGGACAATATACCTGGCACAGGAGGACAAGAAGATTGCAGTGATTCCCGTGGGTTATTCTCACGGTTACAACCGGTCGCTGAGTAATCAGGGGCGTGTTTTGATAAACAGTCAGCGCGTTGGTGTGATTGGGCTGGTAAATATGAACATGCTGATTGCCGATGTAACCCAGCTGCCGGATGTAAAAACCGGTGATGAGGTTGTGCTTATAGGAAGTCAGGGCGACCTGACTATTTCAGTTGCTTCGTTCAGTGAATTCAGTAACCAGCTTAACTATGAATTGCTTACCAGGTTGCCGGAAGCTATTCCCAGATTTATTGTAAACTAA